The Caloenas nicobarica isolate bCalNic1 chromosome Z, bCalNic1.hap1, whole genome shotgun sequence genome has a segment encoding these proteins:
- the LOC136002367 gene encoding sperm-associated antigen 4 protein-like, which translates to MMEEVQQMRDTMSATTQLSDWSLRSAGAAIDLQRSSSSCTGFSSVFWFLCAPPQLDTFVQPDTSPGYCWPFRGSQSEVLIRLPMLIQPTTVTIQHTSKAASPLGTVSSAPRDFTVSGLAEEGKEETLLGTFTYNVQKEPTQTFTLQNGKPRAFQLLKLGIRSNWGKRGYTCIYRVQVHGEIVETNAIRHTHVETLPQ; encoded by the exons ATGATGGAG gAAGTTCAGCAAATGAGAGACACAATGTCTGCAACCACGCAGTTGTCTGACTGGTCTCTGAGAAGTGCAG GGGCTGCCATTGACCTGCAGAGATCGTCCAGCAGCTGTACAGGCTTCAGCAGTGTGTTTTGGTTCCTGTGTGCTCCACCACAGCTGGATACCTTTGTGCAG CCGGATACGTCCCCGGGATACTGCTGGCCTTTCCGAGGGTCTCAGAGCGAGGTGCTAATCCGGTTGCCCATGCTAATACAGCCGACGACCGTCACCATACAACACACCTCAAAGGCAGCCTCTCCGCTGGGCACCGTCAGCAGTGCCCCCCGAGATTTCACTGTCTCT GGACTGGCTGaggaaggcaaggaagaaaCTCTGCTGGGGACCTTCACCTACAACGTGCAGAAAGAACCGACCCAGACCTTCACTCTGCAG AATGGGAAGCCCAGAGCCTTCCAGCTTTTGAAGCTCGGCATACGGAGCAACTGGGGAAAACGAGGATACACCTGCATTTATCGAGTGCAGGTGCATGGGGAGATTGTGGAAACAAATGCCATCCGCCACACACATGTGGAGACCTTACCTCAATAG